TCTCCCGAAATACAAATCACGGCGCATCGTTCGTGGCGAAGTGGTTAGTCGTATTGGCCCCATGTTTCCTCGTTATGTCTTTATTCAACCCAAGGATTCACAACCACTCAATACGGTGCGTTCCACCTTGGGAGTGATATCCTTGGTGGCTTTTGGCGGGCGGCCTGCGAGCGTCCCAGCAGAGGTGATTGAACTCATCCGGACAAGTTGCCAAGATGGAATATGTGACCCGGGTGATCCTGAGTTTCGCGAAGGTGACCGGGTGCATATCATCGGCGGGCCTTATGAAGGAATGCATGCCGTTTTCTCCCAGGAAACGTCGCAGAAAGAACGCGTCATCATCCTGTTGGAAATCATGGCGTCGGTCGCACGCGTTAAAATTGACCGCCGCTTTCTGGTGTCGGATACAAATCTGATGTAAGGCGGCGCGGCGTTATGCGATTGTAAATTTCTAAGACCGTCCGATCGGCCCAACGGATATCCAAGCTCGTGGAAAATGGGTTAGCCCGAACACGGCCTCATTCCGCTACTCGAACACACCGAAACCCATAGGCATCCGAGCCAAAACAGGCATCGGCGAAACGGGCGTTCTCGCTGCTGCGCGCCGTGGATCGGCAATTGTCATCGCCCGTGCGCCAGCTTCCGCCGCGCAGCACCCGCTTGTCTCCGGATGCCGGGCCACGCGGATCGTTGGCCTCCTGTTTCTGGTAATGGTTCTCGTTGTAAATGTCCTGGCACCACTCGGCCACGTTCCCGTGCATGTCATAGAGGCCCCAAGCGTTGGGCGACTTTTGCCCCACGGCATGAGTGGTTTGTTCCGCGTTGCCTTTGTACCAGGCGTAACTGCGTAATTTGGCCGGATCATCGCCAAAGGAATATTTGGTCTTGGTTCCGGCACGACAGGCATATTCCCACTCGGCTTCGGTGGGCAGGCGATAGCCGTTGGCCGTAAAATCACACGCCAGCGTCTTGGCATCGTAGCAGGGCTTGCGTCCCTCCTTCAAAGAACGCAGGTTGCAATAAAGCGCGGCGTGATACCAGTCCACCTGTTCGACGGGCTTTTCCGGCCCTTTGACTTTCGAGGGA
This genomic interval from Verrucomicrobiota bacterium contains the following:
- a CDS encoding transcriptional activator RfaH gives rise to the protein MNVLEYTPGLPWYCAFTKSRQEDFAALHLQRQAITVFLPKYKSRRIVRGEVVSRIGPMFPRYVFIQPKDSQPLNTVRSTLGVISLVAFGGRPASVPAEVIELIRTSCQDGICDPGDPEFREGDRVHIIGGPYEGMHAVFSQETSQKERVIILLEIMASVARVKIDRRFLVSDTNLM
- a CDS encoding formylglycine-generating enzyme family protein, producing MKPLLNYQPIPFILCGAVVFSALLFIGCDKPQTAVDSARSSQPAATTAKLINTPSGLTMVQLPAGEFIMGDDSGDADEKPAHKVRVSAFCMDTHEVTQKAYESLVEKNPSKVKGPEKPVEQVDWYHAALYCNLRSLKEGRKPCYDAKTLACDFTANGYRLPTEAEWEYACRAGTKTKYSFGDDPAKLRSYAWYKGNAEQTTHAVGQKSPNAWGLYDMHGNVAEWCQDIYNENHYQKQEANDPRGPASGDKRVLRGGSWRTGDDNCRSTARSSENARFADACFGSDAYGFRCVRVAE